From Anastrepha obliqua isolate idAnaObli1 chromosome 3, idAnaObli1_1.0, whole genome shotgun sequence:
TTGAAGCAAAGTATTATTTATATCggcaattttgaaaatcttCACAAGCGGTTATAATTGAATGAAGATATTTTCCTTATTATCAAAACTTGAGCAATTTCAAATGACTCTCTTTATTAGCTAGGCAAATATCTGTGGAAAGAGCATTTCTTTCATTCACAAGTGAAAGGTTAAACTTAAATAATAAGACTGAATCTTATGGTTACTTGTAAAGCTatatactataaaaaatataacttattGTTGATGtggggattctgctgtttccgtggcgccgcaatcttatggcggattcttatagaactcgacaaaagaaaacgaaatgaatgagtaaatttttttgatatctcgcttagttttcgagatattgaataaaaatacggtggattgagtagccggagtcggactgatgagggtaattttttggaagcgcggccgaaggccgtccacgcgaaaaggagttttacgcaaaaatacggtggattacgtagccggagtcggactgatgagggttatttttttgaagcgcggccgaaggtcGCCCAGGCGAAgaaaagttctacgcaaaaatattgtggattgcgtagccggagttggactgatgagggttatttttttaaagcgcgGGATATCGAAAATTTTTACtcctatattttttcttatctcgccgaattctatcgaaactgaagaaaaaattattatcattttttgttttatttaatatctcgaaaactaagcgagatatcaaaaaattttactccttcatttcgttttcttttgtcgagttctataagaatccgccattaaattgcggcgtcacggaaacagcagtattgccgttgatgttgtagcagcataaatattgcCCATAAAGGTTTGAGGAATGATGCTGAAGTGACAATCCTTGTTGGAAGAAAACTTTATAATGGATACCTCCGATTTTGGGGATAAAAATGGTAGCGTCGGAGTGCCGATTTCTtcagacaaatatttttgtttgaattggttttgttttgtgcaaaattaaattatattattgctTTATGATTAACTTCAATCTCACTCTTTTCAGATagaaaagtaaagaaacaaaccTAAGAGTTTGTCAATACATGTAAAGTTTGAGTTAGaattattgcaaaatatttacactTCATTTACGATggataaaaatgaagaaattattGTCGACGCGACTGCGTCTCAAATTTCACAGGAACATAACGCATTACTTGATTCCCCGATTCGAGGTCCCACACTGTCAACAAGTACATCAAGTTTCGAAGCATTGGATCCGCATGATCCTAATTTAAGCAAATTAGCAAcaaaaatgtttcgaaaaaCGGAGGAATATATTAGCAACGAATTGAATGCGCCCCTTGAAGACTACAAGTTATTGGAGGAAATGAATAAAGCTACTGTGGCTAAATATTCAGATATGCAGCAAATAGCTGAAAACCTCAGTGTGTCTACTAATGAATTAAGCATAAAATTTCAACTAttggtaatttttattttttataattttatatacgattttttaaatgtaatgcaatttgtatttttaaggtCCCTCTTATGAAGCAAATTGATGAAATATCAGATACAGTGGATAAGTTGGAAGCTGCCGCTTACAAATTGGATGCTTACAGTATTGCacttgaaaatcgggtaaaatCAGTACTCCAACGAAAATCAACAATACATTAaaactttattgtaattaatataaatatttagatttattaaagaaattaaagcaaACTAAATGTTTATGTTATCCAAGTATTAACTTTATCAGTATCGCAAGCACATTAAGGAATATAAGCGGAACTAGAAGAAAACATGTGAGTAGTTGAAATACATTTCATAGATCCATTAACTTACTTTTTGCTACGGTGCGAATAGAACGGATCAGGTTTAGAATTTGAGCTTTCGCCGTTGGCTGGCCAAAGTCCTGCATGTTGGAGGCTTGTGCACCCCAACCAactataaaaattcgttaagaaacatccaacaattttataatttacttacattttgCAAGGAAACGCTCCTCATGTAAAACACATACTGCATTCAGGCACAACAAAGACGCCTCCACAAGTGTCCATAAGGTaaacattttgataaataaatatttttagaaaacgaTGACCTATTGCAATATCTCGTTTCCAAATCACCATCAGATTTCGAGCTACCagacttaaaaatttttcatatttctcaaAGCCGTAAATATAATGACGCATAATCAAGAGCTGGTACTAAAGCAGAGCAGTTAATTGATTATGTGTAAAAAACTACATTCAGTAATAAATGCCTAGTCCCACTTTAACTAAACCTTACCGCAAGATTATTATTATGCGCCAATATGTACCAAGGCActcaaaaacttttattttaatatttcaatccGTCATCTATTTATATAACTTATTACTTATCCTTAAAATTGTTAGTCTTACTTAATAAAATTCTAATCAAAGTCATTATtaagtgatttgggaaaaaatgttgaacattATTCCACTTGGCACCACCATCGAATGTAAACTGTAAACTAAATGAAAGTGTTTACATGAGGCGATTTTTAAGGCGATTAGTTGAAACAAAAGTAGGAGAGAAACTGAATGTGAAAAAGTTACCTACCATGTTTATACGAGAGGCAGGGCTAAAACGTCCTTAAAATACcaaaacaaatttgtaatatgatttcttcaatttattatatattatattaatatcaaTCACAAACAAAGCTAGCTTTGTTACTTTAATCTGCTTAGTGAAGTAGCAGGTTgcccgaaaattttcaaatgtaaaaaataataatagctgCCGTACTTTCTAATAAGTTGAAGACCACTAATGAGCAGCGCTTTAGGACTTATTTTagcgaataaaaatcaattCAACAAGTAAAACAAGTCTTTCTATTGGATGTATGTTCGAAATTTTGAGCTGGATGTAAGAAACAACACAAACAATGTCTGGTGATATATAAAATCTAAGAGAAAGTCATCAAGCACTGCTACTTCGGGGAAAGAATTACTTACGATttactttttgatttattttcatcTAATTTCGCATCTGATGACGATGTGTCCGCTGTTGATCTGCGTGATATTAGACTGAACTTATATCGCGTCTTTAGGCATTGATTTCTGCTCTCTTGTTCTCTGAGATGATGAGATTATTGAAGGGATAAATAAAGTTCCAAACATAgataactagatgtgaaacttattcattttgagggagagcgcgcccatgaggacgtttcaaaacttggcagcactcacacattatgggattttgaacagctgataggcgaaatggcagactgccagaagaaacgcgccaaaaataacagacgaaaacagttcgtttttgcttaatggagaaattacgtgttgaaatgtttataattatttgtcttaaaattaattcaattgaaatgtaataatttgaatttaagtgagtttgtagaatccaaagctcgttatatccttttcgacttctacttttaattagtcttatctacataatgtaattttattgaaaactgtgtgttggtttatgtaaatttgtatatacgtaaatattctatggttgaaaagcgtaggtaagggaactgaatttgtgtttgagatattttacaaaaaataaaggtaatttgctttaacttattctgttcgttgtttgagaatttttttttttttgttatccaatttttgtgttatattaaaaaatcgcacgtttttaattataacttatgttcttcgcgttcattactttattattattaaattacttttgtatttcagttttaaataatttcatttacatataaatttttaaattttttgcttatttatgtacatatttcatacggattgtgcttatttttagcatttgtaggtgtttacgagtaatatactattgagcaaccgcacactaaatactaacctcaatggtggtgtggaaactaaaaattccagacctttggttcaaaaatacccaattcatgtttctaccggtgtggcaatattggaaaatgttataaaaaatgcacatttttcagcgctctcacgagaaaaagagtttcacatctagtcatctatggttCCAAAGTTATACCTAAGCTAGTTTGTCTTGGTATTAATTGAGTCTTTCTAGAGTATTGCATCTCCACATTAAGAAATGTCACGAAGCATTGTTTTTTGTCACGCTCACATGCCTTTTAACAGTGTTAACTTTTAACTAAATTCTGCTGGTGAGTTTATTGACTTGAGAGTGTATTTTGTTACTACGCTCCCCTCTGCTACACATTTTAATTATGCAGTAACAAACTCCACActtgcatttgaaaaatttatcaattcttCCTCAGACCCATAAACGCTTTTGTGTGTATGGTTTATTTCGAGACCGTACTTCGCAATTAGTGTAAATAGTTCAGAAAGAGTTCCTAAAAATTTTTCCtaattatgaatttaattttttcgaaaattcttttGACGTAGACTTAACTGACTATAAATGTATACTTAaagttaaattgaaatattgcTTTATTTGAAATTACTCTCGTAATGTCCCATTGCAGTCatattaattttccttttacGTTACTACTTAATTTCAAATGTCTAAACCATATTTTATAATAGacctaactaaataaatatttgctcgaaaaaaagttgaatggcTCAAAGTTGGCTGGTGATCAACTCTGTTAAAAACGATTTGTTGAGACGTCAATACGTACCTGTTCTTTGTCTGTACTAATCAACTTGGCATCCCCATCTAGTGAAACTCGTTAGAAACCAACGTTATTTTCGACAACGAGTTGTGTTTTTCATGCACGCTATTATTACTAATAAATAATTCGTTAGTATTGAATAAACGAAAAAGACAATAAATAGTAAAGACGATTCCtggtattaaaaacaatattgccaCCAAATAGACCattgtacaaaaataattttttttcttcctattTTGTGACTACACTATTGGTGTGTTTTTGACAGGCAGTCAAGTGTGTGATAGGGTGagtgcttgatatttttccttgtGCGTATTGGCGAGGTTACTAAACCaaagtagaatttttctggtaacattaataacaataaaatatcgaccagagaaaaatacaaaatagtaTCTTTGAcgtggaaaatttacaataacaaatattttgaatatatttcttagctttaataatgctttttattgaggaatatctaaatatttacgccattttttagattttttgatagattttctgtgatttttaataattttttatgcaaccatTTACATAAAAGAGCGTTTTGGAATCAGGTGATCTCAGCTGTGggtattttttgacaacctGTTGAGAGTGTTTTTACTTGCGAAGCACTACAATAAAATAGACTTAGCATGAATTCTGAAATAACAGTTAGTTAAACTTACTACACTAACCAACTtggcaccaccacccatagataaCCCACCACCTGGGAAAACTCGTTAGAAACAACGATTTTTGATGAAAAGGCTGTGCTCCTCACACTCGcttatacttataaataattcGTTAGTACTAAACAAGCGACAAGGACAAATGGCCTCGGGTacggtcaagcattgtttgacaagaactttatgtgtgtgcgtgtcggctgattgacgctaatatctaaaatttttgattttcatcattcaaaagccgacaacaagtatgtgtgacacgacgacacccgactgcactaacacacacaaagctcagtcaagcatgctggaccGTCTCCCGAGGCCAAAAGAGTACAGACGCTTCCtgctattaaaaacaatattgccaCCAAATAGGTTTCGCATTAATTCTAAAATAACAAGGAAATATTAGTTAAactcataatttattttaaagtttggaaGCAGAATTTAAActatgtgaattaaaaaaaaaaattatgattgaaAGTATATTTGAAAGCGCATGCACATGTTTATAAAAAGTTGGTGGCAGTGCTTTTCAGTTTGTTGTGGCAGCACGAAAAAACGAAATGGCTATTACATACACAGAATTCAGCGCGGTCGTTCTTGGCTTTATACGGTAgagaaaaattggtaaaaataaatatttcattcatgCTTTTAAGAATAATATTGCTTATACACGACTAATGTTCAATTTTGATCACGAGGAATAAAAAGTGTTTGCTATTTTTCGCGTGTTAATATAAGGATAAAAGTGCAATTAATTGGTAAAGGCGATACAGACATTTAAAACTGCAGTACGCTTCACCGTGTGCAGCAACAAAGAACtttggaaaagaaaatttatagaaTTTCGTTTCAACGACATAGGAGAGCGAGCGCTTATCAACATTTTCAGCCATTAAGGTCTGAACGCTGTTTTTGAGCAAAAGCCGTTGTTTGTGTTTGTTTAATTtggtgaataatattttttggggAAAACGATTTGGTAGTAACGAAAGCTATTTGCACATTTTacgaaaatttgataaaaaggATTCTAGTTaataaagaaaagcaaaatttaccAACATATTCAATTACGGAGTTTGTCGAACATGTCGTCCCCAAAAGCTAAGGGTAAAGAAGCGTCAAAACAAAAGGAcccgaacaatttttttaatgacgaTGGCGAATTGGCTTTAAAGGAACTATCTAATGAAATTGGTGAACTCGAGGAAGTTATTCTGGTTGAAGATGAACCGGCTTTAAAGTTACCACAGCTGAGTAATGAGTGTTGGAGCAATTTCGTTGAAGAACTAACCGAAAGGTATGAACGCGGTAATCACTCGAATGCACATAAAATCAGCTCGGAAAGTGAATTAAGCAATCGATTTGGAAATACCGAGAATACAAGTAAAGTTGCAACTACCGATACAGATATAGTTGTGAGTATTAGCAGTGATGAAGATGAACGTTGTAGCCCTAGGATAAGTACAGGtaagataataaaaacaataatagttATTCAGAGAGCAGCTCGTTTTATTAAAATGATTATAATATAAATGCTTCCAACAAAAATtaggtgaacaaaaaaatatggacaGTGGACAGCTAAGCGATGATTGCAAAAAATCAGCCACGGAACCCCTGGACAGTGACAAACAACAAGACTTATTAGGTAATTACTTCATTCTCAAAGTTGATCTATCAACCATCTAGAGAACTtttcgaattaaatttttaggaaCCAGCAAAAGATATGAGGACATCAAACGCCAAGCATAtaaattgacatttcatcaaattttaaatCTATTCGACAAGGAGAGGCCGGTTGCAGTAGCAATTCCCGCCACTGCGTTAAATGCAATGTCTGGGTATCCATATGAGCAGGATTTCCCGGATATCGATATGAAAGAATTTGTAAAAGCAGTAAAGCATTTCCAAGAGTCAGAATCCTCAGATGATGTAAAACACTTATGGGACGTGGTCAAAATTTGGTTTAGTGCAATGAAGCCTGCGTATGGCACTACAAATTATGTAAgttgtagaaataaaataagcaaaatatgaaTTGCCAGATTAATTGCTATCTTCATTTTagacaaaatattacaaaaaacttaaCTGGTATTTAACTGAATTAATGACATATTACATAAATTACGAAATTGAAATTATCGGACAAAATGAGAATAACTATAAGATGAAAGTAGAATCACTGATGAACACGGTATCGTCGTTGTTAAATGACGACGTTaagctaaaaattttgacttTGCTACGTATAGATTTTCCAGAAAAAATGGGCAATTTATTGGATGATATGTTCAGGTACCTTATATAGGGTTATATGTACTTTATACGTCagtttacttattattattattgtagaaAATTCCTAACTCATCCGAAAGTTCGATTGGAGAACAGTGACTATGCCACCTACCGTTTAAAAACTTTAGCTTttcaaaaatggattcattactcGAATAGGAGAAAACAAGACATCGTAGATCTCGCTATTCGAGATGGTTCTGCTTATCTACCGAAGCTTGTACCGAAAAATGTTGAGGACCCATTTTATAAAGTGGATTATAATGTTCATATTATTGATGAGTCCGACAAGCAGGGAACAAGGTGATACTCGTTTTACCTAAACATTTGAGTTggcatgacaaaaatttaaatttgaaattttagaaaattactgGAAGAGGATTTAAGCCTGGATATACTGAAAACTACAATTGATAAATATCTTCAAGTGTATGCAAAACCAACTGAATGAAGATTTTGGCTTTGGAGTATTCTGTCGAATAGATTTGGAGAAAGTAAGTTTAAAACACTAACGATATAGAAGTTATGGAAAGAGTGATCTTTAtgatgaataataattaaaactgCACATTGCCTTGTGCAAAACCATGTTCTATTACAGTTGTTAAAGTCCGAAGTGTATATCAACTATTGTATGTACAGGAATATTTCCTGAAACTCTACATTTGcgactttttttgtttcagtacTGAAACTACTGAGCTCGCTCCATATTTCAGTAATTTTGCATAGAAGTCTTGACTTTATCCAACAATATAATTATAAAGTTTTACCTATAAATTAGAGAGCACCGTGCTTAAGGAAAAAGTAATTCACAATAATATTTATGGGCCATTGTTCGCAAAGACTAAAGTTAATATACAAGaggcatagtttttttttttttttaagaaaacacaGTATCTTAATTATACGGTAACCaaaaatgttggaaatttgCAATCTATTTCGACTTCTTTGCTCGGATGCTGGAGTATATTAATCCAATCACGTTATGGACAAAATACTGATGTTCTTGAATTTAGGATAGTCTAGAATATAGTATTTGCTCCTATTTGGACTTATGTGAGGGTAATAAACATGACTGTCCTTTGTGTTTTGCCCTTGTATTCTCGAATGCACCTCATTTGTAGAGTTCCTAAATTTTATGcaagactgattttttttatactcgtatgtttgttatgtaaaaataaaacaatgtattataaattatgaaaactatgtagaggttgttgttgttgttgtttttaacagcatagttaaccctgtcagtgtaagtatatcatcgttcgtcttcgtctagctcatctaggggtaggcccaggaaacatgctgtttcgacaggttgggtccagagggagagggtcGTTAGATGAGTCTGattaagggggcatgtgaagaggtggttagtgtcgtgcggggtaccttcacatgccggacatgtgtttggtatgtcggggtcgagcaggaactgtttgctgagcaatttgttgtgctccgctactgggagcatttgtgcctcgttgtggaGGTGTTGtatgggtgacatcaggaggcacccggtcgctgtccgaatggcggtattctgacatgtctgaagctttatccactgcgaatcactagtaccaggcgaccagacaggcgcagcatagtttagaaccggccggccaattgccttaaatgtcgaaagcaacagttctttgtccttgccccaagtgctgccggccagcgatttgaggaccttgttgcgattttggactttagtggcaattgcggttgtatgcgcagagaaggagagcaagctgtcaaaggttacacccaaaattttggggttattcacagtcggaattggtgtgtcgtcgacttttaccttaagggacagcttgacctcctttgtccaggtggtgaaaagggtcgccgtggacttggtgggggaaagttggaggttcctcgcagtgaaaaagcgagaaaggtcggtgaggtagttgttcactttggaacacaggccatcgatgtcattcccagggcagccggttctatgttaccggaatgactcgggtttttcccgaccaagggctgccgccccagtacactagccctgtctagtgtatcgTATATCACTATGTAGAGGTAGAAACTAGCGCTGATATAACGGGTTGGGCTGAataccaaattaaaaataatacccAAACGAGCCAGGCTCAGATATGCATTCAACAG
This genomic window contains:
- the LOC129241452 gene encoding biogenesis of lysosome-related organelles complex 1 subunit 2 translates to MDKNEEIIVDATASQISQEHNALLDSPIRGPTLSTSTSSFEALDPHDPNLSKLATKMFRKTEEYISNELNAPLEDYKLLEEMNKATVAKYSDMQQIAENLSVSTNELSIKFQLLVPLMKQIDEISDTVDKLEAAAYKLDAYSIALENRVKSVLQRKSTIH
- the LOC129241453 gene encoding immediate early response 3-interacting protein 1; this encodes MFTLWTLVEASLLCLNAVCVLHEERFLAKFGWGAQASNMQDFGQPTAKAQILNLIRSIRTVAKIPLIFLNVLAILIKLILG